TGCTCTGGTTGCGGCCTTTTCCTCTGATGCAGACCTGTTCATTCTGGATGAGCCGACATCAGGCCTGGATCCATTGATGGAAAAGGTTTTTCAGGAATGTGTGATGGAAGTTAAGAGACAAGGAAAGAGTGTTCTCCTGTCCAGCCATATATTATCAGAGGTAGAAAAGCTGTGCGACCGGGTAAGCATTATCCGTCAAGGCAGGATTATTGAGTCGGGAACCTTAAATGAGCTTCGCCACCTTACACGGACACAAGTCCTCGTTGACACAAGCATGCCGATTACAGGATTACTTGATATGCCAGGCATTCATGACATTCAGGAAAGTGAACATGGGATGTCGTTTCAGGTTGATACGATGCAAATGGATGCAGTCATCAGGCATATAAGTCAATTTGGCATCATCAGGCTGGAAAGTGCCCCGCCAACATTAGAGGATTTATTTATGCGTCATTATGAAGGGGAAAAGGATACAGGAGGTGTCCGCTGATGGCAGGCAATCATTTAGCAAAAACCGCTTTCCTTTCAAAATTTATATTCAGGCTGGACCGTTTGCGTATCCCAATATGGGTGCTGGCACTAACCTTTTTTACGATAATCGTTCCAGCAGCCTTTAAGGGATTATACAATTCTCAGCAGGAAAGGGATGCTATGGCACAAACAATGGCCAACCCGGCGATGACTGCCATGACTGGCCCCGCGGATTTAAGCAACTATACGATTGGTGTCATGACAGCCCATCAAATGCTTTTAATGACAGCTGCTGTGACCGGTTTAATGAGCATCCTGCTGGTTGCCCGGCATACCAGGGCTGATGAAGAGGATGGGCGGCTGGAATTGCTCCGTTCGCTGCCTGTAGGGCGTCTATCCTATTTAAATGCATCATTGCTTGTAGTATCGGCAGCTTGCATCGGATTGGCTTTGATTAATGGATTCGGCCTTTATGCCCTGGGAATTGAAAGCATGAATCTGGAAGGGTCATTGCTTTATGGTGCTGCATTAGGGGCGGCGGGTCTATTTTTCGCAGGTGTAACAGCTGTATTTGCTCAGGCTTCAGATAGTTCACGGGGAACAATCGGCTATTCGATAGCCGTGCTTCTTATTTCTTATCTTTTTAGGGCAATCACAGATATCAGCAATGAATCATTATCCTGGCTTTCGCCGCTTGCATGGGTAACCAAAGCAGAAGTCTATGATTCTAATAATTGGTGGCCTATTGTCTTAATGATTGCTGCCGCCATGGTTCTTTTTGCCATCGCGAATTATTTGAACGCTATTCGGGATCTTGATCGCGGATTTTTGCCATCCAGGCCGGGAAAAAATATGCATCCCTTTTTTTGCAGAGTCCAATCGGCCTTGCGTTAAGGTTGCAGCGGACCGGAATCATTTCATGGGCAATAGGCATGTTTGTGCTGGGGGCTTCTTACGGTTCAGTATTAGGGGATCTGGAATCATTTTTCTCAGATAATGAAGCCATGAAGCAGCTCCTTAAGCCAACAGAGGGGGTAACATTAGTAGAACAATTCATTCCAATGCTGATGATTGTCATCTCACTGATGGCAACTATTCCTCCAGTGATGGCCATGAATAAACTTCGAGGTGAAGAGAAAAAGGAACGAATTGTTCATCTTTTGAGCA
This window of the Cytobacillus pseudoceanisediminis genome carries:
- a CDS encoding ABC transporter ATP-binding protein, which translates into the protein MSLLKVTNLTKKFGKFTALNGVNLELNAGEILGFIGPNGAGKSTTIRVLLGILKATGGEVKLFNKDAWQDAVDIHKRVAYVPGDVNLWPNLTGGEVIDLFIKLNGTANKAKREELIEKFDLDPSKKCRTYSKGNRQKVALVAAFSSDADLFILDEPTSGLDPLMEKVFQECVMEVKRQGKSVLLSSHILSEVEKLCDRVSIIRQGRIIESGTLNELRHLTRTQVLVDTSMPITGLLDMPGIHDIQESEHGMSFQVDTMQMDAVIRHISQFGIIRLESAPPTLEDLFMRHYEGEKDTGGVR